The Erigeron canadensis isolate Cc75 chromosome 4, C_canadensis_v1, whole genome shotgun sequence genome window below encodes:
- the LOC122598324 gene encoding uncharacterized protein LOC122598324, translating into MLPPKKNPFENSYSKASKMSAHQPIEIQAQIMKRLPVRILIQLKMVSKAWKALIESSEFMADYNISQTGPNHLFIRYGEPRVVGSSQGLFCLHGYSGVGSLLLCLNSIKRPRPRSKFVLYG; encoded by the exons ATGCTTCCTCCGAAAAAAAACCCCTTCGAGAATTCATATTCAAAAGCATCAAAGATGTCAGCGCACCAACCAATCGAAATCCAAGCACAAATCATGAAAAGGCTTCCTGTGAGAATATTGATTCAATTAAAGATGGTATCAAAGGCATGGAAGGCACTGATCGAAAGCTCCGAATTTATGGCCGATTACAACATCTCCCAAACTGGACCAAATCATCTATTTATAAG ATACGGAGAACCAAGAGTTGTCGGTAGTTCTCAAGGGTTGTTTTGCCTTCATGGCTACTCAGGTGTCG GGAGTCTCTTGCTGTGCTTGAATTCTATCAAGAGGCCGAGGCCCAGAAGCAAGTTTGTGCTGTATGGATGA
- the LOC122598539 gene encoding probable polyamine transporter At3g13620 — MTLPPSPVLSPATAITTTIPAGDGLPITTAASTTVHRRLSLIPLIFIIYFDVAGGPFGAEPAVKAVGPLFAILEFLIFPFIWSIPEALVTAELSTALPGNGGYIIWTYKAFGPFMASLLGVLKYLTCVINLSSYPVLGVQYLETLFPILNSGLPRIAAMMGISTVLSFITFLGVNIVGILSIILGILTLCPFGIMAGFAVPHIKPERWLSMGQKGVKRNWNGSFNNVFWNLNFWDTISTMAGEVENPRTTFPKALLYAVVLTCLAYIIPLMAVTGALDLDQNAWESGYFAVAAATIVGKWLRVWIIIGAMLSTIGLFFALLCSCSYQILGMSDFGFLPKFFGAKSKFDTPWIGILLSTLIVMVCSVFLDFTVIIAAANLLYSLSMLIEYASYFWLRVKYPTLRRPYRVPIDNKILLAVALMIPSSFLVLIMVFATKIPRIICALITIGAVLWYFLMNFIKKKGWLAFKNADQIEVGEEQD; from the coding sequence ATGACTCTTCCTCCTTCGCCTGTTCTCTCACCCGCAAcagccatcaccaccaccatccctGCCGGCGATGGCCTGCCCATAACCACCGCCGCTTCAACAACCGTACACCGAAGACTAAGCCTCATCCCATTGATCTTTATCATTTACTTTGACGTTGCGGGTGGCCCGTTTGGTGCAGAACCTGCAGTAAAAGCAGTCGGGCCACTTTTTGCCATTCTCGAATTCTTGATATTTCCATTCATATGGAGCATACCTGAAGCTCTTGTCACAGCTGAACTCTCCACTGCATTACCCGGAAACGGTGGTTATATTATTTGGACATATAAAGCATTCGGGCCGTTTATGGCGTCTTTATTAGGGGTACTGAAGTACCTTACTTGTGTAATAAATTTATCATCGTACCCAGTCCTTGGGGTTCAATACTTGGAAACACTTTTTCCAATTTTGAACTCTGGGTTGCCGCGTATCGCGGCAATGATGGGAATCAGCACAGTCCTCTCATTCATTACTTTTTTGGGTGTCAATATCGTGGGAATTCTTTCGATTATTTTAGGGATTTTAACTTTATGTCCGTTTGGTATCATGGCGGGTTTTGCTGTCCCACATATAAAACCCGAAAGATGGTTAAGTATGGGCCAAAAAGGTGTGAAAAGAAACTGGAATGGGTCGTTTAATAATGTTTTTTGGAACTTAAATTTTTGGGACACAATTAGTACTATGGCAGGGGAAGTAGAAAATCCAAGAACTACTTTTCCTAAAGCTTTATTATATGCGGTTGTTTTaacttgtttagcttatataaTCCCTTTGATGGCGGTTACCGGTGCGTTAGACCTTGACCAAAACGCGTGGGAGTCAGGATATTTTGCCGTGGCCGCGGCCACGATTGTAGGAAAGTGGTTAAGGGTATGGATAATTATCGGAGCTATGTTATCAACCATAGGTTTATTTTTCGCATTACTATGTAGCTGTTCTTATCAAATACTAGGAATGTCTGATTTTGGTTTTTTACCAAAGTTTTTTGGGGCTAAATCAAAATTTGATACACCATGGATTGGTATATTGCTATCAACTTTGATTGTCATGGTTTGTTCAGTATTCTTGGATTTTACAGTTATTATAGCGGCTGCGAATCTTTTATACAGTTTGAGCATGTTAATAGAGTATGCCTCTTATTTTTGGCTTCGGGTCAAGTATCCAACCTTACGACGACCTTATCGCGTGCCAATTGATAATAAAATCCTTCTAGCGGTGGCATTGATGATACCGTCGTCATTTTTGGTGTTGATCATGGTGTTTGCTACAAAGATACCACGCATTATATGTGCGCTAATCACTATTGGTGCTGTTTTATGGTATTTTTTGATGAACTTTATCAAGAAAAAGGGGTGGCTCGCTTTCAAGAATGCGGATCAAATTGAAGTTGGCGAAGAACAAgactaa
- the LOC122595866 gene encoding protein BIG GRAIN 1-like E: MPKTIPTLQENKKPFHRRNGSGDLHVFEAARYFEASNPTLTHKRYMREGVGRLSLDIPNNRINSTPLETMMENRNSVRLRDMIMDHHNPMVIKNEKKYKQPSSPGGKLAHFLNSLFNQTSSKKSKSKSKSISSIQSIKDEDESPSSWRRKRRSSISLFRSGNNSNVTHLSDTKSSCSKTPPSYHIPPIRPTSTKTTTYRDLISCSHHKPTCETTKPPIIESHKNGNQKVKSGLYEKKSLGNGLLEKSKVCDIKQDDHHQKYDPTMETKELKRFILDDDDDGGDSDSSSDLFELTNCDLGYYSSGLPVFETTHIDSIKRGAPISS, from the coding sequence ATGCCCAAGACCATTCCTACTCTACAAGAAAACAAGAAGCCGTTCCATCGTAGGAATGGTTCGGGTGATCTCCATGTCTTTGAGGCGGCTCGTTACTTTGAAGCCTCAAACCCGACTCTCACTCATAAGCGCTACATGAGAGAAGGTGTTGGAAGACTAAGTTTAGATATCCCAAACAATAGAATAAACTCTACTCCTTTAGAAACCATGATGGAAAACAGGAATTCGGTTCGTTTAAGAGACATGATAATGGATCATCACAACCCTATGGTGATCAAGAATGAGAAGAAGTACAAACAACCAAGTTCACCGGGAGGAAAGTTGGCTCATTTCTTGAATTCCCTTTTCAATCAAACATCTTCCAAGAAGTCTAAATCAAAATCTAAGTCAATCTCATCAATTCAATCTAtaaaagatgaagatgaaagCCCTAGTAGttggagaagaaaaagaagaagcagCATTAGCCTTTTTAGAAGTGGAAATAATAGTAATGTCACCCATTTAAGTGACACAAAATCTTCTTGCTCAAAAACACCACCTTCATATCACATTCCACCAATACGACCTACAAGCACTAAAACTACAACTTATAGAGATCTCATAAGTTGTTCACATCACAAACCTACATGTGAAACTACCAAACCACCTATAATTGAAAGCCACAAGAACGGAAACCAAAAGGTCAAAAGTGGACTATATGAGAAAAAAAGCTTAGGAAATGGGTTATTGGAAAAAAGTAAAGTGTGTGATATAAAACAAgatgatcatcatcaaaaatatgATCCAACAATGGAGACTAAAGAACTAAAAAGGTtcattcttgatgatgatgatgatggtggagATAGTGATTCAAGTTCTGATCTATTTGAGTTAACAAACTGTGATTTGGGTTATTATTCAAGTGGTTTGCCGGTTTTTGAAACTACTCATATTGATAGCATCAAAAGGGGTGCACCAATCTCTAGCTAA